Proteins from a genomic interval of Cupriavidus pauculus:
- a CDS encoding DUF4410 domain-containing protein, with protein MTHVLHTLSRRASHLAVAAVAATTLLMAGGASAATMIAEASVPASVAPVRPDVVYVRGFDADARQVKVDDTMVHRLKAMATGDNAGSESTQAADTARNATADEIVKQLQARGLHAVRLDGLVPADANAVIVEGRFDRIDEGMQRRRTLIGLGAGQSDVSASVQVLYQPANAAAVPLALFDTHADSGHMPGIAEVAGVGAAASHVALSAASGVGVHGATELKRDSVQAEARRVGDAVATQVLAVLGQAPAAGAARL; from the coding sequence ATGACCCACGTGCTCCACACCCTTTCCCGGCGCGCCAGCCACCTCGCCGTAGCCGCCGTGGCCGCCACCACGCTGCTGATGGCCGGCGGCGCATCGGCCGCGACGATGATCGCCGAGGCATCGGTCCCGGCATCGGTCGCCCCGGTGCGGCCGGACGTGGTCTACGTGCGCGGCTTCGACGCCGACGCGCGGCAGGTGAAGGTCGACGACACGATGGTCCACCGGCTCAAGGCGATGGCCACGGGCGACAACGCCGGCAGCGAGTCGACGCAGGCCGCCGACACCGCGCGCAACGCCACGGCCGACGAGATCGTCAAGCAACTCCAGGCCCGGGGCCTGCACGCGGTGCGCCTGGACGGCTTGGTGCCGGCCGACGCCAACGCGGTGATCGTCGAGGGCCGCTTCGACCGGATCGACGAAGGCATGCAGCGCCGCCGCACGCTGATCGGGCTGGGTGCTGGCCAGAGCGACGTGTCGGCGTCGGTGCAGGTGCTGTACCAGCCGGCCAACGCCGCCGCCGTGCCGCTGGCGCTGTTCGACACCCATGCCGACAGCGGCCACATGCCCGGCATCGCCGAAGTGGCCGGCGTGGGCGCCGCCGCCAGCCACGTGGCGCTATCGGCCGCGTCCGGCGTGGGCGTGCATGGCGCCACCGAACTCAAGCGCGACAGCGTGCAGGCCGAGGCGCGGCGCGTGGGCGATGCGGTGGCCACCCAGGTGCTGGCCGTGCTGGGCCAGGCGCCGGCCGCAGGTGCCGCGCGGCTCTGA
- a CDS encoding ATP-binding protein, whose amino-acid sequence MRRLLPRTLLARSIGLLVILVVVTQACSLFVLLHYVQRPRVERAATVFSQYIAMMDRALHDMAPAEGRAALARIGGQADPPPHDPPGADMAHPFRTWQRDVFMQALRRHLDRDTDVRWQSGGDEEKIWIQVHAAGHPAWIGLPMTADAQASGITAAIALSAALATLAALTGYLLQRHINRPLRDLAQAAREIHAGALPAPLPTSGPTEIAEVSRAFNDMTDALRQAETTRALMLAGVSHDIRTPLTKLRLAMAMALPRGTDDAFVGSVEGYLDHIDTILQQFMDYAGSGEKEVPQPGDLNALVSQLAADFAGLGHEFALELGPLRPVAYRPTSMLRMLMNLMQNAVKYGKTGLLVRTWQDDARAHVAICDRGTGIGVAELERLREPFSRGSNTQGEGGTGLGLAIVDRIARLHGGALTFHAREGGGLAVVVSLPA is encoded by the coding sequence ATGCGGCGCCTGCTGCCCCGCACGCTGCTGGCCCGCAGCATCGGGCTGCTGGTGATCCTGGTGGTCGTCACGCAGGCGTGTTCCCTGTTCGTGCTGCTGCATTACGTTCAGCGCCCGCGCGTGGAGCGCGCCGCCACGGTGTTCTCGCAGTACATCGCCATGATGGATCGGGCGCTGCACGACATGGCGCCCGCCGAGGGCCGCGCCGCGCTGGCCCGCATCGGCGGGCAGGCCGATCCGCCGCCCCACGACCCGCCCGGCGCCGACATGGCGCATCCGTTCCGTACCTGGCAGCGCGACGTCTTCATGCAGGCGCTGCGGCGGCACCTGGACCGCGATACCGACGTGCGCTGGCAGAGCGGCGGCGACGAGGAGAAGATCTGGATCCAGGTGCATGCTGCCGGCCATCCGGCCTGGATCGGCCTGCCGATGACGGCCGACGCGCAGGCCAGCGGCATCACGGCGGCCATTGCGCTGTCGGCGGCGCTGGCCACGCTGGCGGCGCTGACCGGCTACCTGCTGCAGCGCCACATCAACCGCCCGCTGCGCGATCTGGCGCAGGCGGCGCGCGAGATTCACGCTGGCGCGCTGCCCGCCCCGCTGCCCACCAGCGGGCCCACCGAGATTGCCGAGGTCAGCCGCGCCTTCAACGACATGACCGATGCGCTGCGCCAGGCCGAGACCACGCGCGCGCTGATGCTGGCGGGCGTCTCGCACGACATCCGCACGCCGCTCACCAAGCTGCGGCTGGCCATGGCGATGGCGCTGCCGCGCGGCACCGACGACGCTTTCGTGGGGTCCGTCGAGGGCTATCTCGATCACATCGACACGATCCTCCAGCAGTTCATGGACTACGCGGGCAGTGGCGAGAAAGAGGTGCCGCAGCCGGGCGACCTGAACGCGCTGGTCAGCCAGCTCGCGGCCGATTTCGCCGGGCTCGGCCATGAGTTCGCGCTGGAGCTGGGGCCGCTGCGGCCCGTGGCGTACCGCCCCACGAGCATGCTGCGGATGCTGATGAACCTGATGCAGAACGCGGTGAAGTACGGCAAGACCGGCCTGCTGGTGCGCACGTGGCAGGACGACGCCCGCGCCCATGTGGCGATCTGCGACCGTGGCACCGGCATCGGCGTGGCTGAGCTGGAGCGGCTGCGCGAGCCATTCAGCCGGGGCAGCAACACGCAGGGCGAAGGCGGCACCGGGCTTGGGCTGGCCATCGTCGACCGCATCGCGCGGCTGCACGGCGGCGCGCTGACGTTCCACGCGCGCGAGGGCGGCGGGCTGGCCGTGGTGGTGTCGCTGCCGGCGTGA
- a CDS encoding response regulator has product MEQGHRIIVLDDEAELRNMLQRFLTGHGFQVRAVADGKQLNRYLQREPYDLLVLDLMMEPEDGLTICRRLRAEGQTLPILMLTAKGEPADRVVGLDTGADDYLAKPFLPDELVARIRALLRRQKIAAGDPTVTSQTLSFGEFRFDVGKQTLTRAGEPVAVHSAQMLLLHALGSSPNRAVSRENLLARARGRDHDALDRSIDVQILRLRQIVEEDPSRPRFIKTVWGVGYMLVAGVDA; this is encoded by the coding sequence ATGGAGCAGGGACACCGGATCATCGTGCTGGACGACGAGGCGGAGCTGCGCAACATGCTGCAGCGCTTTCTGACGGGCCACGGCTTTCAAGTGCGCGCCGTGGCCGACGGCAAGCAACTGAACCGCTACCTGCAGCGCGAGCCGTACGACCTGCTGGTGCTGGACCTGATGATGGAACCCGAGGACGGCCTGACGATCTGCCGCCGGCTGCGCGCCGAGGGCCAGACGCTGCCGATCCTGATGCTGACGGCCAAGGGCGAGCCGGCCGACCGCGTGGTCGGCCTGGACACCGGCGCCGACGACTACCTGGCCAAGCCGTTCCTGCCCGACGAACTGGTGGCGCGCATCCGCGCGCTGCTGCGGCGCCAGAAGATCGCGGCGGGCGATCCCACCGTCACCAGCCAGACGCTGAGCTTTGGCGAATTCCGCTTCGACGTGGGCAAGCAGACGCTCACGCGCGCCGGCGAGCCGGTGGCGGTGCATTCGGCCCAGATGCTGCTGCTGCACGCGCTGGGGTCGTCGCCCAACCGCGCGGTCAGCCGCGAGAACCTGCTGGCCCGCGCGCGCGGCCGCGACCACGACGCGCTGGACCGCAGCATCGACGTGCAGATCCTGCGGTTGCGCCAGATCGTGGAGGAAGACCCGTCCAGGCCGCGCTTCATCAAGACGGTCTGGGGCGTGGGCTACATGCTGGTGGCGGGCGTGGACGCGTGA
- a CDS encoding EF-hand domain-containing protein yields MKKMIAVMILCIVSAGASAQGLMGGGDRMARTEQVLSQLQARFASANATHDGRLTRTQAQAGMPMVAKHFDEIDTHHAGFVTLPQVEAFLAQRMRQR; encoded by the coding sequence ATGAAGAAGATGATCGCAGTCATGATCTTGTGTATTGTTTCGGCAGGCGCCAGCGCGCAGGGCCTGATGGGCGGCGGCGACCGCATGGCGCGTACCGAGCAGGTGCTGTCGCAGTTGCAGGCGCGCTTTGCCAGTGCCAACGCCACGCACGACGGCCGGCTGACGCGGACGCAGGCCCAGGCCGGCATGCCGATGGTGGCGAAGCACTTCGACGAGATCGACACGCACCACGCCGGCTTTGTCACGCTGCCGCAGGTGGAGGCGTTCCTGGCGCAGCGCATGCGGCAGCGCTGA
- a CDS encoding LysR family transcriptional regulator, which yields MPERISEDITFRKLEALLAFMETGNLAKAAETLEISTVSVHRALHSLEEGLRCALFRHEGRNLLPTEAAHVLADVARDVLKTMADGVRVTREAAGYSADQLKIGSLYSLTIRTVPQVVIGIKMRRPELQTELVLGSNADLLDKLRQGTIDATLMGMPEPSAEIESIPMFEDDIFFATPADSPYARLDAIDLRQCRDEPFVSLGDGFVTSSGFAEAFRIADFTPNVVMKVGDIFSLMNLVGGGIGYSLLPGRVRDVFARNVAFVPLTADYGMKQTIGLSFLRRRERDPNLLALAAVCRMLTPAGKPA from the coding sequence ATGCCCGAACGCATCAGCGAAGACATCACCTTCCGCAAACTCGAAGCGCTGCTCGCCTTCATGGAGACCGGCAACCTGGCCAAGGCCGCCGAGACGCTGGAGATCAGCACGGTCAGCGTGCACCGGGCGCTGCATTCGCTGGAAGAGGGGCTGCGCTGCGCGCTGTTCCGCCACGAGGGCCGCAACCTGCTGCCCACCGAGGCCGCCCACGTGCTGGCCGACGTGGCGCGCGACGTACTCAAGACCATGGCCGACGGCGTGCGCGTCACGCGCGAGGCGGCCGGCTATTCGGCCGACCAGCTCAAGATCGGCTCGCTCTACTCGCTGACCATCCGCACCGTGCCGCAGGTGGTGATCGGCATCAAGATGCGCCGCCCGGAGCTGCAGACCGAGCTGGTGCTGGGCTCCAACGCCGACCTGCTGGACAAGCTGCGCCAGGGCACCATCGACGCCACGCTGATGGGCATGCCCGAGCCCAGCGCCGAGATCGAGTCCATTCCGATGTTCGAGGACGACATCTTCTTTGCCACCCCGGCCGATTCCCCGTACGCCCGGCTGGACGCCATCGACCTGCGCCAGTGCCGCGACGAGCCGTTCGTGTCGCTGGGCGACGGCTTCGTGACGTCAAGCGGCTTTGCCGAGGCGTTCCGCATTGCCGATTTCACGCCCAACGTGGTGATGAAGGTGGGCGACATCTTCTCGCTGATGAACCTCGTGGGCGGCGGCATCGGCTACTCGCTGCTGCCGGGCCGGGTGCGCGACGTATTCGCGCGCAACGTGGCGTTCGTGCCGCTGACGGCCGACTACGGCATGAAGCAGACCATCGGCCTGTCGTTTCTGCGCCGCCGCGAGCGCGACCCGAACCTGCTGGCGCTGGCGGCCGTCTGCCGCATGCTGACGCCGGCCGGCAAGCCCGCCTGA
- the mdcA gene encoding malonate decarboxylase subunit alpha, with amino-acid sequence MLNPIPERQWDTRRTEKLRRQALGAQIATGKVVPTADIVRFLETITAPGDRVVLEGNNQKQADFLSRALAETDPARVHDLHMIIPSVSRVEHLDLFERGIARKLDFAYAGAQSVRISQFLEDGLLEVGAIHTYIELYSRLYVDLTPHIVLTAGYKADRHGNLYTGPSTEDSPALVEAAAFRDGIVIAQVNEIVDDPADLPRVDIPGSWIDYVVQSDKPFFCEPLFTRDPRLIKPVHILMAMMAIRGIYERHNVQSLNHGIGFNTAAIELILPTYGEQLGLKGKICKYWTLNPHPTLIPAIESGWVESVHSFGSELGMEDYVAARPDVFFTGADGSMRSNRAFCQLAGQYAVDLFIGSTLQIDGDGHSSTVTRGRLSGFGGAPNMGHNPGGRRHATPAWLDLIETDDPLARGRKLVVQMVETFQAGGKPTFVESMDAVQVARDSGMPLAPVMIYGDDVTHVLTEEGIAYLYKARSLEERRRMIAAVAGVTPIGMKHDPATTRQMRSDGLIALPEDLGVHRAQATRSLLAARSMADLVEWSGGLYNPPARFRSW; translated from the coding sequence ATGCTGAACCCGATACCGGAACGACAATGGGACACGCGCCGCACCGAGAAGCTGCGCCGCCAGGCCCTGGGCGCACAGATCGCCACGGGCAAGGTGGTGCCCACGGCAGACATCGTCCGCTTCCTGGAGACGATCACCGCCCCGGGCGACCGCGTGGTGCTGGAGGGCAACAACCAGAAGCAGGCCGACTTCCTGTCCCGCGCGCTGGCCGAGACCGACCCGGCGCGCGTGCACGACCTGCACATGATCATCCCGAGCGTGAGCCGGGTGGAACACCTGGACCTGTTCGAGCGCGGCATCGCCCGCAAGCTCGACTTCGCGTACGCCGGCGCCCAGAGCGTGCGGATCTCGCAGTTCCTGGAAGACGGCCTGCTGGAAGTGGGCGCCATCCACACCTACATCGAGCTGTACTCGCGGCTGTACGTGGACCTGACGCCGCACATCGTGCTGACGGCCGGCTACAAGGCCGACCGCCACGGCAACCTGTACACCGGCCCCAGCACCGAGGATTCCCCGGCGCTGGTGGAGGCCGCGGCGTTCCGCGACGGCATCGTGATCGCGCAGGTCAACGAGATCGTCGACGACCCGGCCGACCTGCCGCGCGTGGACATTCCGGGGTCCTGGATCGACTACGTCGTGCAGTCCGACAAGCCGTTCTTCTGCGAGCCGCTGTTCACGCGCGACCCCCGGCTCATCAAGCCCGTGCACATCCTGATGGCGATGATGGCGATCCGCGGCATCTACGAGCGCCACAACGTGCAGTCGCTGAACCACGGCATCGGCTTCAACACGGCGGCCATCGAGCTGATCCTGCCCACCTACGGCGAGCAGCTTGGCCTGAAGGGCAAGATCTGCAAGTACTGGACGCTGAACCCGCACCCCACGCTGATCCCGGCCATCGAGTCCGGCTGGGTGGAAAGCGTGCACAGCTTTGGCAGCGAACTGGGCATGGAAGACTACGTGGCGGCGCGGCCCGACGTGTTCTTCACCGGCGCCGACGGCAGCATGCGCTCCAACCGCGCGTTCTGCCAGTTGGCCGGCCAGTACGCGGTGGACCTGTTCATCGGCTCCACGCTGCAGATCGACGGCGACGGCCATTCGTCGACGGTCACGCGCGGGCGCCTGTCCGGCTTTGGCGGCGCGCCGAACATGGGCCACAACCCCGGCGGCCGCCGCCATGCCACGCCGGCCTGGCTGGACCTGATCGAGACCGACGACCCGCTGGCCCGCGGCCGCAAGCTCGTGGTGCAGATGGTGGAAACGTTCCAGGCCGGCGGCAAGCCGACCTTCGTCGAATCGATGGACGCCGTGCAGGTGGCGCGCGACAGCGGCATGCCGCTGGCACCGGTCATGATCTACGGCGACGACGTCACCCACGTGCTGACCGAGGAAGGCATCGCCTACCTGTACAAGGCGCGCTCGCTGGAAGAGCGCCGCCGCATGATTGCCGCCGTGGCCGGCGTGACGCCGATCGGCATGAAGCACGACCCGGCCACCACGCGCCAGATGCGCAGCGACGGGCTGATTGCCCTGCCCGAGGACCTTGGCGTGCATCGCGCCCAGGCCACGCGGTCATTGCTGGCCGCGCGCAGCATGGCGGACCTGGTCGAATGGTCGGGCGGCCTCTACAACCCGCCCGCACGCTTCAGGAGCTGGTGA
- a CDS encoding triphosphoribosyl-dephospho-CoA synthase: protein MATLAARPPVAHGMAEALGDLAVAVLVDEATLAPKPGLVDARGNGAHADMTLPLMLASARSLRDGFAAMARAGRQAPRIDVTLRERLGALGRDAEAAMLRATGGVNTHRGAIWALGLLAGAAGWLGKTDGARLHAKAVVQMAAVIARLPDRHRPAQTGNKGELACAAYGVGGAREQAEAGFPHVTGIGLPALRDARARGDAEPTAQVNALLAIMARLDDTCVLARAGRAGLDDVQAGAEAVLEVGGIGTLAGRRRLHDLEATMQARQASPGGAADLLAATLFLDRLPAVQSGDI from the coding sequence ATGGCGACCCTGGCAGCGCGCCCGCCCGTGGCGCACGGCATGGCCGAGGCGCTGGGCGACCTTGCCGTGGCGGTACTCGTCGACGAAGCCACGCTGGCGCCCAAGCCGGGGCTGGTGGATGCGCGCGGCAACGGCGCCCACGCCGACATGACGCTGCCGCTGATGCTGGCCTCCGCGCGCAGCCTGCGCGACGGCTTTGCCGCGATGGCGCGCGCAGGCCGGCAGGCGCCCCGTATCGACGTGACGCTGCGCGAACGGCTGGGCGCGCTGGGCCGCGACGCCGAGGCGGCGATGCTGCGCGCCACGGGCGGCGTCAACACCCATCGCGGCGCCATCTGGGCGCTGGGCCTGCTGGCCGGCGCGGCCGGCTGGCTGGGCAAGACCGATGGCGCGCGGCTGCACGCCAAGGCCGTGGTGCAGATGGCCGCCGTGATCGCGCGGCTGCCTGACCGGCATCGCCCCGCCCAGACCGGCAACAAGGGCGAGTTGGCCTGCGCGGCGTACGGCGTGGGCGGCGCGCGCGAGCAGGCCGAGGCCGGCTTTCCGCACGTGACGGGCATCGGCCTGCCGGCGCTGCGCGATGCCCGCGCGCGCGGCGACGCCGAGCCCACGGCGCAGGTCAACGCGCTGCTGGCCATCATGGCGCGGCTCGACGACACCTGCGTGCTGGCCCGCGCGGGCCGGGCCGGGCTGGACGACGTGCAGGCCGGTGCCGAGGCGGTGCTGGAAGTCGGCGGCATCGGCACGCTGGCGGGCCGGCGCCGGCTGCACGACCTGGAAGCCACGATGCAGGCGCGGCAGGCATCGCCCGGCGGTGCGGCCGACCTGCTGGCCGCCACCCTATTCCTTGACCGGCTTCCAGCCGTGCAATCTGGAGACATCTGA
- a CDS encoding malonate decarboxylase subunit delta, which yields MEQLRFEYAAGNPASRRVLVGVVGSGDLEVIIEPGDAGKTLIDVTTSVNGYARVWDAQLTRVFSAEPRAAMKIRIHDFGATPGVVGMRLAEAFEALDSKEPT from the coding sequence ATGGAACAGCTCCGTTTCGAATACGCCGCCGGCAACCCGGCATCACGCCGCGTGCTGGTGGGCGTGGTGGGGTCCGGCGACCTGGAGGTCATCATCGAGCCCGGCGACGCGGGCAAGACGCTGATCGACGTCACCACGTCGGTCAACGGCTACGCGCGCGTCTGGGACGCCCAGCTCACCCGCGTCTTCAGCGCCGAGCCGCGCGCGGCGATGAAGATCCGCATCCACGACTTCGGCGCCACGCCGGGCGTGGTGGGCATGCGGCTGGCCGAGGCGTTCGAGGCCCTGGACAGCAAGGAGCCGACATGA
- a CDS encoding biotin-independent malonate decarboxylase subunit beta, whose amino-acid sequence MTRATLLSRESFVEMGARERARALLDPGSFRELAGPFDGLTSPWLERQGVVPQGDDGVIVAKGTVDGLPTVVMAIEGAFQGGSLGEVGGAKIAGALELAAEDNRRGVPMRAVILFETGGVRLQEANLGLAAIAEIHAGIVDLRRYQPVIGVIAGQVGCFGGMSIAAGLCGALVVTREARLGLNGPAVIEQEAGIGEYDSRDRPFIWGLTGGEQRFATGLADRYVDDDAAVIRDTVAELVAAPATPAARSDDYDRYLQRMAAYAAADAVHQPDPATVRRLYGERQ is encoded by the coding sequence ATGACCCGCGCCACGCTGCTTTCCCGCGAGAGCTTTGTCGAGATGGGCGCCCGCGAGCGCGCCCGCGCGCTGCTGGACCCCGGCAGCTTCCGCGAACTGGCCGGCCCGTTCGACGGCCTGACCTCGCCGTGGCTGGAACGCCAGGGCGTGGTGCCGCAGGGCGACGATGGCGTGATCGTGGCCAAGGGCACGGTCGACGGACTGCCCACGGTGGTCATGGCCATCGAGGGCGCGTTCCAGGGCGGCAGCCTGGGCGAAGTGGGCGGCGCCAAGATTGCCGGCGCGCTGGAGCTGGCCGCCGAGGACAACCGGCGCGGCGTGCCGATGCGCGCGGTCATCCTGTTCGAGACCGGCGGCGTGCGGCTGCAGGAGGCCAACCTGGGCCTGGCCGCGATTGCCGAGATCCACGCCGGCATTGTCGACCTGCGCCGCTACCAGCCCGTGATCGGCGTGATTGCCGGACAGGTGGGCTGCTTTGGCGGCATGTCGATCGCGGCCGGCCTGTGCGGCGCGCTGGTGGTGACGCGCGAGGCGCGCCTGGGCCTGAACGGCCCGGCCGTGATCGAGCAGGAAGCCGGCATCGGCGAATACGATTCGCGCGACCGCCCCTTCATCTGGGGCCTGACCGGCGGCGAGCAGCGCTTTGCCACGGGGCTGGCCGACCGCTACGTCGACGACGACGCGGCCGTCATCCGCGACACCGTGGCCGAACTGGTTGCGGCCCCGGCCACGCCGGCCGCGCGCAGCGACGACTACGACCGCTACCTGCAACGGATGGCCGCCTACGCCGCGGCCGACGCCGTGCATCAGCCCGATCCGGCCACCGTGCGCCGGCTCTATGGAGAACGACAATGA
- the mdcE gene encoding biotin-independent malonate decarboxylase subunit gamma, which translates to MSEPHLPSRGAAWLAALAGAAPRLPGYPPSVQVADTEIAGRAARLIAVVPDAASPFPRARQGEVGLLEGWSLARAVHDVVDADRDRPVKRAIVAVVDTPSQAYGRREEAFGIHQALASAAAAYATARLQGHPVIALLVGKAMSGAFLAHGYQANRILALHDPAVQVHAMGKEAAARITLRSVEDLEAFAATVPPMAYDLDNYATLGLLWRTIPVQPAATPSAGDLATVRRHLQEALDDIDADPHRDLRSRLHGENRGATRRAREALASQWHG; encoded by the coding sequence ATGAGCGAACCGCATCTGCCCAGCCGTGGCGCGGCGTGGCTGGCCGCGCTGGCCGGCGCCGCCCCCCGGCTGCCCGGCTATCCGCCGTCGGTGCAGGTGGCCGATACCGAGATCGCCGGCCGCGCCGCGCGCCTGATCGCCGTGGTGCCAGACGCCGCCAGCCCGTTCCCGCGCGCCCGCCAGGGCGAGGTGGGGCTGCTGGAAGGCTGGTCGCTGGCGCGCGCCGTGCATGACGTGGTGGACGCGGACCGCGACCGGCCGGTCAAGCGCGCCATCGTCGCCGTGGTCGACACGCCCAGCCAGGCCTACGGCCGGCGCGAAGAAGCGTTCGGCATCCACCAGGCGCTGGCCAGCGCCGCCGCGGCCTACGCGACGGCCCGGCTGCAGGGGCATCCGGTGATCGCGCTGCTGGTCGGCAAGGCCATGTCGGGCGCGTTCCTGGCGCACGGCTACCAGGCCAACCGCATCCTCGCGCTGCACGACCCCGCCGTGCAGGTGCACGCGATGGGCAAGGAAGCCGCCGCGCGCATCACGCTGCGCAGCGTGGAGGATCTGGAAGCATTCGCGGCCACCGTGCCGCCGATGGCCTATGACCTCGACAACTACGCCACGCTGGGGCTGCTCTGGCGCACGATTCCCGTGCAGCCGGCCGCCACGCCATCGGCCGGCGACCTGGCCACGGTCCGCCGCCATCTGCAGGAAGCCCTGGACGATATCGATGCCGATCCGCACCGTGACCTGCGCAGCCGCCTGCATGGCGAGAACCGTGGCGCCACGCGCCGCGCGCGGGAGGCCCTTGCCAGCCAGTGGCACGGCTGA
- a CDS encoding malonate decarboxylase holo-ACP synthase → MRPQPHDLVWLRDPAAFIAAGDVPDWADADWLAQAPLVVRRDRDGTGRIPVGIRGRVRAQRHATWIDAAQCATVVSPFDIAREGFWRLHPRRDDIPALHALDPIASRLAALPHRWGVTGAVGFTLASGIDVLHAGSDIDLLIHCPQPPAPDVLAALQALVERDDVRLDIQIATPHGAFALRERLRTQGRVLLKTDTGPVLCDDPWQPPCQPC, encoded by the coding sequence ATGCGCCCGCAGCCGCACGACCTGGTCTGGCTGCGCGACCCCGCCGCGTTCATCGCGGCCGGGGACGTGCCGGACTGGGCCGATGCGGACTGGCTGGCGCAGGCCCCGCTCGTGGTGCGGCGCGACCGCGACGGCACGGGCCGCATCCCGGTGGGCATCCGCGGCCGCGTGCGCGCGCAGCGCCATGCCACGTGGATCGATGCCGCCCAGTGCGCCACCGTGGTGTCGCCGTTCGACATCGCACGCGAAGGCTTCTGGCGCCTGCATCCGCGCCGCGACGACATCCCCGCGCTGCACGCGCTGGACCCCATCGCCAGCCGGCTCGCCGCGCTGCCCCACCGCTGGGGCGTGACCGGGGCGGTCGGCTTCACGCTGGCGTCCGGCATCGACGTGCTGCACGCCGGCAGCGACATCGACCTGCTGATCCATTGCCCGCAACCGCCGGCGCCCGACGTGCTGGCCGCGCTGCAGGCGCTGGTCGAGCGGGATGACGTGCGGCTCGATATCCAGATCGCCACGCCACACGGCGCGTTCGCGCTGCGCGAGCGGCTGCGCACGCAGGGCCGCGTGCTGCTGAAGACCGACACCGGCCCGGTGCTCTGCGACGACCCGTGGCAGCCGCCATGCCAACCCTGCTGA
- the mdcH gene encoding malonate decarboxylase subunit epsilon — protein MPTLLTFPGQGAQRPGMLHALPDAPAVARTLAEASDALDADILAHDDAAHLASTVSVQLCLLVAGVASARALLADGPPAHAVAGLSIGAYAAAVTAGVLPFADAVRLVALRGRLMEAAYPGGYGMTAILGLDERALAASVAQVHAPDMPVYIANYNAEGQLVIAGSDAAMDRVATLALNAGARTAQRVAIAVPSHCPLLDEPAQALRRAFDGITLARPSLRYFSASAARELRDPSRIAEDLARNMALPVRWHETMLLARACDMRLAVEMPPGNVLTRLCQPTFPQAVALAEIRADSVRVLMGREDD, from the coding sequence ATGCCAACCCTGCTGACGTTTCCGGGCCAGGGCGCGCAGCGTCCCGGCATGCTGCACGCGCTGCCGGACGCGCCGGCGGTAGCCCGCACGCTGGCCGAAGCCAGCGACGCGCTGGACGCCGACATCCTGGCCCACGACGACGCCGCGCACCTGGCCTCGACGGTATCGGTGCAGCTATGCCTGCTCGTCGCGGGCGTGGCGAGCGCCCGGGCGCTGCTGGCAGACGGCCCGCCCGCGCACGCCGTGGCCGGGCTGTCGATCGGCGCCTACGCGGCGGCGGTCACGGCCGGCGTGCTGCCGTTCGCCGATGCCGTACGGCTCGTGGCGCTGCGCGGCCGGCTGATGGAAGCCGCCTATCCCGGCGGCTACGGCATGACGGCGATCCTGGGGCTCGACGAGCGCGCGCTGGCCGCCAGCGTCGCGCAAGTCCACGCGCCCGACATGCCGGTCTATATCGCCAACTACAACGCCGAAGGTCAACTCGTCATCGCCGGATCGGACGCCGCCATGGACCGCGTCGCCACGCTGGCCCTGAACGCCGGCGCCCGCACCGCGCAACGCGTGGCGATTGCCGTACCGTCGCACTGCCCCCTGCTCGACGAACCGGCCCAGGCCTTGCGCCGGGCCTTTGACGGCATCACGCTGGCACGCCCGTCGCTACGCTACTTCAGCGCCAGCGCCGCCCGCGAACTGCGCGACCCGTCCCGCATCGCCGAAGACCTGGCCCGCAACATGGCGCTGCCCGTCCGCTGGCACGAAACCATGCTCCTGGCCCGCGCCTGCGACATGCGCCTGGCCGTGGAAATGCCCCCAGGCAACGTGCTGACCCGTCTGTGCCAGCCAACGTTTCCCCAGGCGGTGGCGCTGGCGGAAATACGTGCCGATAGCGTGCGGGTGCTGATGGGGCGGGAGGACGACTGA